One Malus domestica chromosome 11, GDT2T_hap1 genomic region harbors:
- the LOC103448644 gene encoding NAC transcription factor 56-like, whose protein sequence is MESTDSSTGSQQQQLQPPQPPPPPLPNLPPGFRFHPTDEELVVHYLKKKATSAPLPVSIIADVDLYKFDPWELPAKATFGEQEWYFFSPRDRKYPNGARPNRAATSGYWKATGTDKPVLTSGGIQKVGVKKALVFYGGKPPKGIKTNWIMHEYRLADNKPNNKPPGCDLGNKKNSLRLDDWVLCRIYKKNNTHRPMDHEREDSMEDILGPLMPPSISHVGHHQNMKLHLPKSNLSYGPPFMENNQIFFDGMMSSTDGSASTHQLPQKRPIVPSLYWNNQEEDDQTAADPSSSKRIQLHQLDTGTNSNGDGINGGATNNNSTSIANLLSQLPQTPPLHQHAVLGSLGDGLFRTPYQLPGRNWYSDSNLG, encoded by the exons ATGGAGAGCACCGACTCGTCAACGGGCTCACAACAGCAGCAGCTGCAGCCGCCACAGCCACCACCTCCTCCGCTGCCAAACCTCCCACCTGGGTTCCGCTTCCACCCGACAGATGAAGAGCTAGTTGTCCACTATCTCAAGAAAAAGGCCACCTCCGCTCCCCTTCCGGTTTCCATCATCGCTGACGTCGACCTTTACAAGTTCGACCCCTGGGAGCTCCCAG CTAAGGCTACGTTTGGAGAGCAAGAGTGGTATTTTTTCAGTCCTAGGGACCGGAAATACCCGAACGGAGCGAGACCAAATAGGGCGGCGACTTCCGGGTATTGGAAGGCGACGGGGACTGATAAGCCGGTGCTGACTTCCGGCGGTATTCAGAAAGTTGGTGTGAAAAAAGCACTTGTGTTCTATGGAGGAAAACCCCCGAAAGGAATTAAAACCAATTGGATTATGCACGAGTACAGGCTTGCTGATAACAAGCCCAACAACAAACCACCAGGGTGTGACTTGGGCAACAAGAAGAACTCCTTGAGG CTTGATGATTGGGTGCTGTGTAGAATTTACAAGAAGAACAACACACATAGGCCGATGGATCATGAGAGGGAGGATTCCATGGAGGACATCTTGGGACCGTTGATGCCACCATCTATAAGTCATGTGGGCCACCATCAGAATATGAAGCTGCACCTTCCAAAGTCTAATTTGAGTTATGGGCCGcctttcatggaaaataaccaaattttttttgacGGGATGATGAGCAGCACCGACGGATCGGCTTCTACTCATCAGCTGCCACAAAAACGGCCAATAGTTCCATCCCTGTACTGGAATAATCAGGAGGAGGATGACCAGACGGCTGCTGATCCTTCATCAAGCAAGAGAATACAACTACACCAATTGGACACTGGTACTAATTCTAATGGTGATGGGATTAATGGCGGTGctactaataacaattctacTTCTATTGCCAATCTACTTTCCCAGCTTCCTCAGACTCCACCATTGCACCAACATGCAGTATTGGGGTCACTTGGCGACGGTCTATTCCGGACGCCGTATCAACTGCCTGGGAGGAATTGGTATTCTGACTCCAATTTGGGATAG
- the LOC103448645 gene encoding uncharacterized protein — protein sequence MQKNNPHYSHIGERLQTLNKSSMVASSSSVSSPRPRKQVCTCSNRPGLKRCSRHQYAVPPGGKKGLRNYGKKEILRRALRSTPNRSLSLRWWNFQPTPSRLSNMSMA from the coding sequence ATGCAGAAGAACAACCCTCACTATAGTCACATTGGAGAAAGGCTACAAACACTCAACAAGAGTAGTATGGtggcatcatcatcatcagtaTCATCCCCGAGGCCTCGAAAACAGGTTTGTACGTGCTCGAATCGTCCTGGGTTGAAAAGGTGTAGCCGGCACCAGTATGCAGTGCCGCCGGGAGGCAAAAAGGGGTTGAGGAACTATGGAAAGAAGGAGATTTTGAGGAGGGCATTGAGATCTACTCCAAATCGTAGCTTAAGTCTTCGGTGGTGGAATTTCCAACCAACGCCTAGTCGGCTTTCTAACATGTCAATGGCTTAA